TTTTTTACCTGCTAATAAAACCTGTTTCGTAAAATAATATTCCCATTCTTCATCTTTTTTGTTTGGATATACAAAAAGAGCGCTGGATATCCAACGCTCTTTTGTAATCTCAGATTACTTACGGATGTTCAATTTAGCGATGATCGCACGGTAACGTTCGATATCGATTTTACGCAAGTAGTTCAAAAGACCACGACGGTGACCAACCATTTTCAAGAGGCCACGACGGGAATGATGGTCTTTTTTGTGTTCTTTCAAGTGTTCCGTCAAGTACACGATGCGGTGCGTCAAGAGAGCGATCTGTACTTCCGGGGAACCCGTATCGCCTTCATGCGTGCGGTACGTTTCGATAATCTGTTGTTTCTGTTCTGCAGTGATCATTATTTATTCCTCCTAATATTATGATCCCCACCGCCAAGATATCCGTCGGAGTGTCGGAAGTCCTAGCGTCGGTTCATTATTTTTGCGTGAATCACGCGATTATTAGTATATCACAGAATACGATATCTGTAAAAGGGTTTTCGCCAAAAATCAAAAATATTTTTTTGCCGTTTCAACATCTTGATGAAGCTGGTTGACAAGTGCTTCGATGCCACTGAATTTCTGTTCGTTGCGCAATTTTGCCAAGAATTCGATCGTCAATTCCTGACCATAGATATCTGCCGCAAAATCCAAGATATGAACTTCGATATGACGATAGATACCGTCGAACGTTGGATTCGTTCCGATATTGGCAACAGCCGAATGGGTCACACCATCTGCAGTAATGGCACGTACGGCATAGACACCGTTATTCGGTACAGCAGCTTCCGGTGGCAGATCAAGATTAGCTGTCGGGAATCCGATCGTACGACCGCGTTCATCACCATGAACGACTGTCGAAGTCAAACGGAAGTCACGTCCTAAAAGGTCAGCCGTCTTTTCTACATTACCGTCGTTGATATAGCCGCGGATCAAAGTCGAGCTGATGAGGTCATCTGTATCGCAGACAGCTTCATGGATCTTAACTTCGAATCCGTATTTTTTGCCGAATTCTTTTAAGAGCTCGGAGTTGCCTTGATTTTTGTAACCGAACGTATAATTCGGACCGACAACAACGAATTTCGGCTCATATGCTTCAATCAACATGCGAATGAAATCTTCTGCACCGATCGACAATACTTCTTTAGTAAACGGAATATTGACAAGTACATCAACGCCG
The sequence above is drawn from the Selenomonadales bacterium genome and encodes:
- the rpsO gene encoding 30S ribosomal protein S15 — translated: MITAEQKQQIIETYRTHEGDTGSPEVQIALLTHRIVYLTEHLKEHKKDHHSRRGLLKMVGHRRGLLNYLRKIDIERYRAIIAKLNIRK
- a CDS encoding bifunctional riboflavin kinase/FAD synthetase, coding for MELCTELSQLKDKYANICIALGTFDGVHRGHQQVIGAAVARAREIGGTSLVFTFSNHPLSVVAPERCPVRLMSNEEKQIVMRDLGVDVLVNIPFTKEVLSIGAEDFIRMLIEAYEPKFVVVGPNYTFGYKNQGNSELLKEFGKKYGFEVKIHEAVCDTDDLISSTLIRGYINDGNVEKTADLLGRDFRLTSTVVHGDERGRTIGFPTANLDLPPEAAVPNNGVYAVRAITADGVTHSAVANIGTNPTFDGIYRHIEVHILDFAADIYGQELTIEFLAKLRNEQKFSGIEALVNQLHQDVETAKKYF